From Polaribacter haliotis:
GTAAAGAAAGTAATTTCTAGAAAATAAATTGGTTTATATAAAAACTATTAAATTAATTTAAAAATGAAAATCATGAAAAAAGTAATTTTATTAGTCTGTTTGACTTTTGCCTTCGCATTTAGCCAAACTTCTAACGCTCAAGTAGACTTTGGTCTAAAAGGAGGTCTTAACTACAATAATAATGGTAAAGGTTCTTTTAAGAATGCAACTAACGACATTGCAGAGGGTGCAGATTCCAAAACAGGTTATCATGCAGGAATTTGGACTCGTTTTAAAATTCCAGTTATTGGATTATATTTAAGGCCAGAACTTGTTTATACTCAAGTAAAAACGGAGTTTGAAGAACAAAGTGCTACAAATGAATATTCTTTTAAGAAATTAGACGTACCTGTACTTTTAGGTAAAAAGTTTTTAGGTTTTGCAAATGCTTTTATTGGTCCTTCTTTCCAATATATTATAGACGACAATATTAGTTTTAAAGATTTATCTTCAGATGAATTTGATAAATTCTCTGTAGGTTTACAAATGGGAGTTGGTGTAGAATTAGGTAGATTAGGTGTAGATGTTCGTTGGGAAAGAGGGTTGTCT
This genomic window contains:
- a CDS encoding porin family protein, yielding MKKVILLVCLTFAFAFSQTSNAQVDFGLKGGLNYNNNGKGSFKNATNDIAEGADSKTGYHAGIWTRFKIPVIGLYLRPELVYTQVKTEFEEQSATNEYSFKKLDVPVLLGKKFLGFANAFIGPSFQYIIDDNISFKDLSSDEFDKFSVGLQMGVGVELGRLGVDVRWERGLSSNEAKFAANNGNFSVDNRTNQIIFGLSLKL